Within Bacilli bacterium, the genomic segment AACAATCAAGGGAAGATTACGGTTCGCCACCAGGGCGGCGGACATAAACGCAAATATCGGATTATCGATTTTAAACGCACAAAAGATGGCATTCCGGGCCGCGTTGCCACAATTGAGTATGATCCGAACCGCACGGCCAACATTGCACTGATCCATTACGCGGATGGTGAAAAAAGATACATCATCGCGCCAAAAGGATTGAAAGTCGGCGATGTGATTGAATCGGGCGCAAACGCCGATATCAAAACCGGCAATGCGCTGCCGCTGGAAAACATTCCCGTCGGCACCCTGATCCACAATATCGAATTGAAACCGGGCAAAGGCGCGCAATTGGTTCGCGCAGCCGGCACAGAAGCGCAGCTGCTTGGTAAAGAAGGGCAATATGTCACGATCCGTCTCTCCTCCGGCGAAGTGCGCAAGATATTGAAAACGTGCCGCGCGACCGTCGGGTCTGTCGGAAACGAAGATCATGAGTTAATCAACATCGGCAAAGCGGGCCGCAATCGTTGGCTGGGCAAGCGCCCCGTTGTCCGCGGCGTTGTCATGAACCCTGTTGATCACCCGCACGGCGGTGGTGAAGGCAAGGCGCCGATCGGCCGCAAATCGCCGATGTCGCCATGGGGGAAACCGACACTTGGCTACAAAACGCGCAAAAAGAAAAAAGCTTCCGGGAAATACATTGTTCGCGCCCGCTCATAATGACGCGGCTCGAACTTTTCGCGAGATCGCTAGAAGGGAGGACTATGGATGGGACGCAGCCTGAAAAAAGGGCCGTTTGTTGATGCTTACCTGATGAAGAAAGTGGAAGAAATGAACAAAGGGAAAAAAGCCGTGATCAAGACGTGGTCGCGCCGCTCGACGATATTCCCGCAGTTTGTCGGCCACACGTTTGCCGTCTATGACGGACGCAAGCACGTGCCGGTATATGTTACGGAAGACATGGTCGGACATAAATTGGGTGAATTCGCGCCGACCCGCACGTACAAAGGGCATACGGATGAGGATCGGAAAACGGGCAAGAGATAATTACCGTCTTTGAGAGGAGGTACATTCCGTGAAAGCCAAAGCAGTAGCTAGACATGTTCGGATAGCTCCCCGCAAGGCGAGACTGGTCGTGGACCTGATTCGCGGCAAGGACGTCGGCGAAGCAATCGCAATTTTACGCCACACGCCGAAAGCTGCTTCTCCGATTCTGGAGAAATTGCTGAACTCCGCGATCGCCAATGCCGAGCATAACTATTCGATGAATCCGAACGATTTGAAAATATCGGAAATTTATGTGGATGGCGGCCCGATCATGAAACGGTTTCAACCGCATGCGCAAGGGCGGGCGTTCCGCATTAACAAACGAACGAGCCACATTACGTTAGTGGTATCTGAAAAATAAGGAGGGAAACCGTGTGGGTCAAAAGGTAAATCCGGTGGGCTTGAGAATCGGCATCATCCGCGATTGGGAGTCCAAATGGTACGCAGGCAAAGATTACGGGCAGCTTTTGCTCGAAGACGTCAAAATCCGTGAATATTTGAAAAACAAATTAAAGGACGCGTCCGTTTCCCATATCGATATCGAACGTGCGGCCAACCGCGTGAATGTAACGATTCACACTGCGAAGCCGGGAATGGTTATCGGCAAAGGCGGCACGGAAGTGGAAAACATTCGCGTTCATTTGGCGAATCTGACAAATAAAAAAGTTCATATCAATATCTCGGAAATTAAAAATCCTGAATTGGACGCTGTTTTGGTGGCTGAAAGCATCGCGCAGCAACTGGAACGCCGCATTTCATTCCGGAGGGCGATGAAACAGGCGATCCAGCGTACGATGCGCGCGGGAGCGAAAGGCATTAAAGCGGCGGTAAGCGGCCGGCTTGGCGGAGCGGAAATTGCCCGCAGCGAAGGTTACAGCGAAGGAACGGTACCGTTGCATACGCTTCGCGCCGATATTGATTATGGCACAGCGGAAGCACATACAACCTACGGACGAATCGGCGTGAAAGTTTGGATTTACCGTGGTGAAGTTCTTCCGTCCAAAAAGAAAGC encodes:
- the rplB gene encoding 50S ribosomal protein L2, whose protein sequence is MPIKKYKPTSPSRRQMTSSTFEEITTDRPEKSLLAPLNKRAGRNNQGKITVRHQGGGHKRKYRIIDFKRTKDGIPGRVATIEYDPNRTANIALIHYADGEKRYIIAPKGLKVGDVIESGANADIKTGNALPLENIPVGTLIHNIELKPGKGAQLVRAAGTEAQLLGKEGQYVTIRLSSGEVRKILKTCRATVGSVGNEDHELINIGKAGRNRWLGKRPVVRGVVMNPVDHPHGGGEGKAPIGRKSPMSPWGKPTLGYKTRKKKKASGKYIVRARS
- the rpsS gene encoding 30S ribosomal protein S19; its protein translation is MGRSLKKGPFVDAYLMKKVEEMNKGKKAVIKTWSRRSTIFPQFVGHTFAVYDGRKHVPVYVTEDMVGHKLGEFAPTRTYKGHTDEDRKTGKR
- the rplV gene encoding 50S ribosomal protein L22, with product MKAKAVARHVRIAPRKARLVVDLIRGKDVGEAIAILRHTPKAASPILEKLLNSAIANAEHNYSMNPNDLKISEIYVDGGPIMKRFQPHAQGRAFRINKRTSHITLVVSEK
- the rpsC gene encoding 30S ribosomal protein S3 encodes the protein MGQKVNPVGLRIGIIRDWESKWYAGKDYGQLLLEDVKIREYLKNKLKDASVSHIDIERAANRVNVTIHTAKPGMVIGKGGTEVENIRVHLANLTNKKVHINISEIKNPELDAVLVAESIAQQLERRISFRRAMKQAIQRTMRAGAKGIKAAVSGRLGGAEIARSEGYSEGTVPLHTLRADIDYGTAEAHTTYGRIGVKVWIYRGEVLPSKKKASEEGGQ